In Mytilus edulis chromosome 6, xbMytEdul2.2, whole genome shotgun sequence, the following proteins share a genomic window:
- the LOC139529129 gene encoding uncharacterized protein: MQTKYSNRLIDGALTWGSVFETFRDGLDNIKLVIDALLSLPPTSVNNETTFSRTKLSKGKRRGHLKTDTLKDLIQVEIETANVEQFDPKLDDYPFRQKKESWLFQTITVNRDTPNKQSTKKLLWLVMMRLIHQLLVKTSR; the protein is encoded by the exons ATGCAAACCAA GTACAGTAACAGACTTATAGATGGTGCCTTGACATGGGGATCTGTGTTTGAAACATTCAGGGATGGCCTTGACAATATAAAGCTTGTTATAGATGCTCTGCTCAGTCTACCACCAACAAGTGTCAATAACGAAACTACATTCAGCAGAACCAAACTCAGCAAAGGCAAGAGGCGGGGTCATTTGAAGACGGACACATTGAAGGACTTGATCCAAGTCGAAATTGAGACTGCTAATGTTGAGCAGTTTGACCCAAAGCTGGATG ATTACCCCTTCAGACAGAAGAAGGAGAGTTGGCTATTCCAGACCATCACGGTTAACCGAGACACTCCAAACAAACAGTCGACCAAGAAACTGTTGTGGTTGGTCATGATGAGATTGATACACCAGCTGCTGGTCAAGACATCCAG atga